Proteins from one Paenibacillus amylolyticus genomic window:
- the treR gene encoding trehalose operon repressor: protein MNNKFIRIYEDIADRIRTGEIEAGTLLQSELDLSENYQTSRETIRKALKMLYEEGYIQKIQGKGSIVLDIRKIDFPISGLVSFKELAKKMGHRAQTYVKVFEEQQVDQALHKKINFGLNEQVWEIRRVRKVDGEHVILDKDYISQRLVPGLSKEICNDSIYAYIEQELGLTISFAKKEILVEEPTAEDRELLDLEGFHNVVVVRSQVYLEDASQFQYTESRHRPDKFRFVDFARRR, encoded by the coding sequence ATGAACAATAAATTTATCCGGATATATGAAGATATTGCTGATCGTATTCGGACTGGAGAGATTGAGGCAGGAACGCTGCTTCAATCGGAACTGGATCTGTCGGAAAATTATCAAACGTCCCGAGAGACTATTCGCAAAGCATTGAAAATGTTGTATGAAGAAGGCTATATTCAGAAGATTCAAGGCAAAGGCTCCATTGTACTGGACATACGCAAGATCGATTTTCCCATCTCAGGTCTGGTCAGCTTCAAGGAATTAGCCAAAAAAATGGGACATCGGGCTCAAACGTATGTGAAGGTTTTCGAGGAGCAACAGGTCGATCAGGCGTTGCACAAGAAAATTAACTTTGGTCTGAATGAACAGGTCTGGGAGATCAGACGTGTGCGCAAAGTCGATGGAGAGCATGTCATACTGGACAAGGATTACATTAGCCAACGGCTTGTTCCCGGGCTCAGCAAAGAGATCTGTAATGATTCCATCTATGCGTACATTGAGCAAGAGCTGGGGCTTACCATTTCGTTTGCCAAAAAAGAGATTTTGGTGGAGGAACCCACCGCTGAGGATAGGGAGCTGCTTGACCTTGAAGGGTTCCATAATGTGGTTGTGGTGAGGAGCCAGGTGTATCTGGAGGATGCCAGTCAATTTCAGTATACGGAATCGAGGCATCGACCGGACAAATTCAGATTTGTGGATTTTGCACGCCGCAGATGA
- a CDS encoding beta-galactosidase has product MNENIAGSQIRFILDAEDKEIRAGRMTGRGGKNPRGESYDFTNYYMIRNGKPHIPVVGEFHFSRFAYLHWEEELLKMKAGGVNVIASYVFWNFHEEQEGEFNWSGNLNLRHFVDLCGKHQLPLIVRIGPFCHGEVRNGGMPDWLFSYPFEVRSNDEGYLYYAKRLYREIARQLNGCFYQEGGPVIAVQLENEYMHAGAPMDAWGYTRDKYISSGRDGRDHLKMLRSIAEEVGMHPMFYTATAWGMRRCLKKEHYPCLRGTRTPHGFLISLQAKSICFGICM; this is encoded by the coding sequence ATGAACGAGAACATAGCAGGAAGCCAGATCCGTTTCATACTGGATGCAGAAGATAAAGAGATTCGAGCGGGTCGAATGACTGGCCGTGGAGGCAAGAATCCACGAGGGGAATCTTATGATTTTACCAACTATTATATGATTCGTAACGGTAAACCCCATATTCCCGTTGTAGGTGAATTTCATTTCTCCAGATTTGCATACTTGCACTGGGAAGAAGAGCTACTGAAGATGAAGGCAGGTGGTGTGAATGTCATTGCGTCCTATGTCTTTTGGAATTTTCACGAGGAGCAGGAAGGCGAGTTTAATTGGTCAGGGAACCTGAACTTGCGGCATTTTGTGGATCTGTGCGGCAAACATCAGCTGCCACTGATCGTGCGGATTGGTCCATTCTGTCATGGGGAAGTTCGTAATGGCGGGATGCCGGATTGGTTATTCAGTTACCCATTCGAAGTGAGATCGAATGATGAAGGGTATCTGTATTATGCCAAGCGATTATATCGTGAGATTGCTCGCCAGCTTAACGGCTGTTTTTACCAGGAGGGTGGCCCCGTAATAGCTGTGCAGTTGGAAAATGAGTACATGCACGCCGGGGCACCTATGGATGCCTGGGGTTATACACGTGACAAATACATTTCATCTGGCCGGGATGGGCGTGACCATCTGAAGATGCTGCGTAGTATTGCCGAAGAAGTCGGTATGCACCCCATGTTCTACACTGCCACGGCATGGGGAATGCGGCGGTGCCTGAAGAAGGAACATTACCCATGCTTGCGGGGTACGCGTACACCCCATGGATTCCTAATCAGCCTCCAAGCCAAGAGTATTTGTTTCGGGATCTGCATGTGA
- a CDS encoding S-layer homology domain-containing protein, with product MTFPYPTTTWGGGSTPSPNGTSEQADQLNSQSESAKQPDLPAKKNIKFIDINQTFNKDQITWLAEQNIIQGVSETHFEPRRPITRAEFTALIVRLMGVDTTVNEQHGFQDVNDEDWFAPEIKAAVHHEMVQGMGNGKFAPHALVTREQASKIIANVVRKIRPEPLTSPKSFTDQTDVSDWAKEEVQELAGLYMITGYEDGSFRPMQHLSRSEAAALIFRLNKLIQVMDENRTDQVDKASAFDRHI from the coding sequence ATGACTTTTCCTTACCCAACAACCACTTGGGGCGGTGGCAGTACCCCGAGTCCAAATGGTACATCTGAACAAGCCGATCAGTTGAATTCACAATCTGAATCTGCTAAGCAACCTGATCTGCCTGCGAAAAAAAATATCAAATTTATCGATATCAACCAAACATTCAATAAGGACCAGATTACCTGGCTGGCGGAACAAAATATTATTCAAGGTGTAAGTGAAACTCACTTCGAACCACGCCGTCCGATCACACGTGCAGAATTTACCGCATTGATCGTGCGTTTAATGGGTGTGGACACAACGGTTAATGAACAACATGGATTCCAGGATGTGAATGACGAGGATTGGTTCGCTCCTGAGATTAAGGCGGCCGTTCATCACGAGATGGTTCAAGGCATGGGGAATGGCAAATTCGCTCCACATGCGCTGGTGACAAGGGAACAGGCGTCCAAAATTATAGCGAATGTGGTCCGTAAAATACGACCGGAACCGCTGACTTCCCCAAAATCATTTACCGACCAGACGGATGTATCCGATTGGGCCAAAGAAGAAGTGCAGGAACTTGCGGGTTTGTACATGATTACCGGATATGAAGATGGCAGTTTCCGTCCTATGCAGCATTTAAGCAGATCCGAAGCCGCAGCGCTGATCTTCCGATTAAATAAGCTGATTCAAGTTATGGATGAAAACCGTACAGATCAAGTGGATAAAGCGTCAGCATTCGATCGGCATATCTAG